One Rosa chinensis cultivar Old Blush chromosome 5, RchiOBHm-V2, whole genome shotgun sequence genomic region harbors:
- the LOC112201801 gene encoding uncharacterized protein LOC112201801 isoform X2, which translates to MYRIASSFASSTPKKLQVLRGIRVSSNRNYVAQGLTFHIGPRAALFEVADAAKFTMAALLQRVSHLAEAYGVTMGSKDAKGIGCYEDKYKNASETLAKQATNTAGGDGTTSAAVLTKQATVTECCQSIGAGVISEDKSFSIDRLLMSPTLNQLIRHNRTEKSRTNRNRALDKCPQKQGVCLRVFTRTPKKPNSALRKVAKVRLSNRNDVFSYIPGEGHNLQEHSMVLIRGGRVKDLPGVKFHCIRGVKDLLGLPNRRRGRSKYGAEKPKSA; encoded by the exons ATGTACCGCATAGCTTCATCCTTCGCCTCTTCAACTCCTAAGAAGCTGCAG GTCCTCCGCGGTATTAGGGTTTCATCCAATAGGAACTATGTGGCGCAAGGTCTCACCTTCCACATTGGGCCTCGCGCCGCCTTGTTTGAGGTTGCCGACGCTGCCAAGTTCACCATGGCCGCTCTCCTGCAACGCGTCTCTCACCTCGCGGAGGCCTACGGAGTTACCATGGGATCAAAG GATGCCAAGGGCATTGGTTGTTATGAGGACAAGTACAAGAATGCGAGCGAAACGCTTGCGAAACAGGCTACTAATACTGCTGGAGGAGATG GTACAACTTCTGCTGCTGTCTTGACTAAGCAGGCAACAGTCACAGAATGTTGCCAGTCCATAGGTGCTGGG GTTATAAGTGAAGATAAAAGTTTCAGTATCGACAGACTGCTCATGTCACCCACATTAAATCAATTGATCCGTCATAATAGAACTGAGAAAAGTCGCACGAACCGTAATCGAGCTTTGGATAAATGCCCCCAAAAGCAAGGAGTATGCCTACGGGTTTTTACGAGAACACCCAAGAAGCCAAATTCAGCTCTGCGTAAGGTAGCCAAAGTAAGGCTAAGCAATCGAAATGATGTATTTTCTTACATTCCAGGTGAAGGTCATAATTTGCAGGAACATTCTATGGTCTTAATAAGAGGGGGCAGAGTGAAAGATTTGCCAGGTGTGAAATTCCATTGTATCAGAGGAGTTAAGGATTTGCTGGGACTTCCAAACCGAAGGAGAGGCCGATCAAAATATGGCGCAGAGAAGCCCAAGAGTGCCTGA
- the LOC112168408 gene encoding callose synthase 9, with translation MAQVVDRWERLVRAVLRRERMGPDAYERHGTGIAGNVPSSLENNRDIDEILRVADEIQDEDPNISRILCEHGYSLAQNLDPNSEGRGVLQFKTGLMSVIKQKLAKREGATIDRSQDIVRLQEFYKQYRQKNNVEQLREEEMKLRESGVFSGNLGELERKTVKRKRVFATLRVLGKVLEQLTEDIPEELKHQMEIDAAMTEDLIAYNIIPLDAPSITNVITSLAEVQAAVSGLKYFRGLPKLPTDFPIPATREPDMLDFLHYVFGFQKDNVCNQREHIVHLLANEQSRLRIPEETEPILDEAAVQNIFLKSLDNYIKWCDYLCIQPVWSNLQSVSKEKKLLFVSMYCLIWGEAANVRFLPECLCYIFHHMAREMDEILRQQTAQPANSCNSENGVSFLDHVIYPLFEIVSAEAGNNENGRAPHSAWRNYDDFNEYFWSLHCFELSWPWRKGSSFFQKPTPRSKNILKSGRSQHRGKTSFVEHRTFLHLYHSFHRLWIFLVMMFQGLAIIAFNGSFDAKCIREILSLGPTFVGMKFLESVLDVLMMYGAYSTTRRLAVSRIFLRFVWFGTASVVISFLYVKALQEESKQNGNHIIYKLYLLIVGIYAGIQFFISFFMRIPACHNLTNQCDRWPLIRFVKWMRQERYYVGRGMYERTTDFIKYMFFWLVILSGKFSFAYFLQIKPLVEPTRIIVNTNAITYTWHDFISKNNYNALTVAALWAPVIVIYLLDLYIFYTVISAVWGFLLGARDRLGEIRSLEALHKLFEQFPGAFMDTLHIRLPNRAYHQSSSEDIEKNKVDASRFSPFWNEIIKNLREEDYITDLEMELLVMPKNSGSLPLVQWPLFLLASKIFVAKDIALESRDSQDELWERISRDDYMKYAVQECFHTIKLILSEILEGEGKLWVERIYDDIQVSIVKKSIQADFQLNKLPLVISRVTALMGILKKEETSALVDGAIKAVQDLYDIVRHDVLSINMRENYETWNLLSKARTDGRLFAKLKWPKDPSLRAQVKRLYSLLTIQDSAANVPQNLEAGRRLEFFTNSLFMEMPEARPVREMLSFSVFTPYYAETVLYSIAELQKKNEDGISILFYLQKIYPDEWKNFLLRIGRDENAHDSELYDNPSDILELRFWASYRGQTLARTVRGMMYYRKALMLQTYLERLNSGVSDVEAAISSGDAAETRAFELSPEARAQADLKFTYVVTCQIYGKQKEGQKPEAADIALLMQRNEALRVAFIDEVETLKDGKVNKEFYSKLVKADINGKDKEIYSIKLPGNPKIGEGKPENQNHAIVFTRGNAIQTIDMNQDNYFEEALKMRNLLEEFHRDHGIRRPTILGVREHVFTGSVSSLASFMSHQETSFVTLAQRVLANPLKVRMHYGHPDVFDRVFHITRGGISKASRVINISEDIFAGFNSTLRQGNVTHHEYIQVGKGRDVGLNQIAVFEGKVSGGNGEQVLSRDVYRLGQQFDFFRMLSFYFTTVGYYFCTLLTVLTVYIFLYGKTYMALSGVGESLQNIAEVTKNTALTAALNTQFLLQIGIFTAVPMILGSILEQGFLRAIVSFLTMQLQLCSVFFTFSLGTKTHYFGRTILHGGAKYQATGRGFVVRHIKFTENYRLYSRSHFIKGLEVVLLLVVYLAYGYDDGGAISYILLSMTSWFMALSWLFAPYLFNPSGFEWQKVVEDFRDWTNWLLYRGGIGVKGEESWEAWWEEELAHIRTFGGRIAETILSLRFFIFQYGIIYRLDVKGSNTSLTVYGLSWIVLVVLIILFKVFTFSQKISVNFQLLLRFIQGVAFMLALAGLAVAVKFTDLTIADVFASILAFVPTGWGILSICIAWKPLMKKLGLWKSIRSIALLYDAGMGMVIFIPIALSSWFPFVSTFQTRLMFNQAFSRGLEISVLLAGNNPNSGL, from the exons CGCGACTCTAAGAGTTCTGGGCAAAGTTTTGGAGCAGCTGACAGAGGACATTCCAGAAGAG CTCAAGCACCAAATGGAGATAGATGCTGCAATGACTGAAGACCTGATTGCGTACAATATTATTCCACTGGATGCTCCTAGCATTACAAATGTTATCACGTCCTTGGCTGAG GTTCAAGCAGCAGTTTCTGGGTTAAAGTACTTCAGGGGCCTACCAAAGTTACCGACAGATTTTCCGATTCCTGCTACACGAGAGCCTGACATGCTTGATTTCCTGCATTATGTATTTGGATTTCAG AAAGACAATGTTTGTAACCAGCGCGAACATATTGTGCATCTCCTTGCAAATGAGCAATCACGGCTTCGTATTCCTGAAGAAACTGAACCT ATATTGGATGAGGCTGCGgtgcaaaatatatttttaaagTCCCTAGACAACTATATTAAGTGGTGTGACTACTTGTGCATTCAGCCAGTTTGGAGCAA TTTGCAGTCAGTTAGCAAGGAGAAAAAGCTACTGTTTGTTTCCATGTACTGTTTGATCTGGGGTGAAGCAGCCAATGTTAGATTTCTTCCAGAATGCTTGTGCTACATATTTCATCAT ATGGCAAGGGAAATGGATGAAATTCTGAGACAGCAGACTGCACAGCCAGCCAACAGTTGTAATTCTGAAAATGGAGTTTCTTTCCTTGATCACGTTATATATCCTCTGTTTGAGATTGTGTCTGCG GAAGCTGGAAACAATGAAAATGGACGAGCACCACATTCTGCTTGGCGCAATTATGATGATTTTAATGAGTACTTCTG GTCACTCCATTGTTTTGAACTTAGTTGGCCCTGGCGCAAAGGTTCATCATTTTTTCAAAAGCCAACGCCAAGGTCAAAG AATATTCTCAAATCTGGCAGAAGTCAACATCGTGGAAAAACTTCATTTGTTGAGCATAGGACATTTCTCCATCTGTATCATAGTTTCCACCGTCTGTGGATATTCCTTGTGATGATGTTTCAG GGACTTGCGATCATTGCATTCAATGGAAGTTTTGATGCAAAATGTATTAGAGAAATTCTCAGTCTCGGTCCGACATTTGTTGGAATGAAATTTCTCGAGA gtgttcttgatgttcttatGATGTATGGCGCCTATTCTACAACACGGCGCCTAGCAGTTTCTCGAATTTTTCTCCGATTTGTTTGGTTTGGCACTGCATCAGTGGTCATATCTTTTCTTTATGT GAAAGCTCTCCAGGAAGAGAGTAAACAAAATGGAAACCATATTATCTACAAGTTGTATCTGCTCATTGTAGGCATATATGCTGGTATCCAGTTCTTCATTAGTTTTTTCATGCGCATACCAGCCTGCCACAATCTGACTAATCAATGTGATCGCTGGCCTCTGATTCGCTTTGTCAAGTGGATGCGCCAG gAACGGTACTATGTTGGACGGGGCATGTATGAGAGGACTACTGATTTCATCAA GTACATGTTTTTCTGGCTTGTGATTTTGAGTGGAAAGTTTTCATTTGCATACTTTCTCCAG ATCAAGCCGTTGGTGGAACCAACCAGAATTATAGTGAACACAAATGCTATAACGTATACTTGGCATGATTTTATTTCTAAAA ACAACTATAATGCTCTGACAGTTGCTGCTTTGTGGGCTCCCGTGATAGTT atTTATCTTTTAGATCTCTATATATTTTACACCGTTATATCTGCTGTGTGGGGATTCTTGCTTGGTGCCAGAGATCGTCTTGGAGAG ATTAGATCATTGGAAGCACTTCATAAACTATTTGAGCAGTTTCCGGGTGCTTTTATGGACACTCTTCATATCCGCCTGCCTAACAG GGCTTACCATCAGTCTTCCAGTGAG GATATTGAGAAGAACAAGGTTGATGCTAGTCGATTTTCTCCCTTTTGGAATGAAATCATAAAAAATTTGAGGGAAGAAGATTATATCACTGACCT AGAAATGGAGCTGCTTGTAATGCCTAAAAATTCTGGAAGTCTTCCCTTAGTTCAGTGGCCCCTTTTCCTTCTTGCTAGCAAG ATATTTGTTGCCAAAGATATTGCTCTTGAAAGCAGGGATTCACAAGATGAGCTTTGGGAAAGAATTTCTAGAGATGACTATATGAAGTATGCTGTCCAGGAGTGCTTCCATACCATTAAGCTTATCCTAAGTGAAATATTGGAGGGTGAAGGAAAGCTGTG GGTTGAAAGGATATATGATGATATTCAAGTAAGCATAGTGAAGAAGAGTATTCAGGCTGACTTTCAACTGAACAAGCTGCCACTCGTGATTTCAAGAGTTACTGCATTAATGGGAATTCTG AAAAAAGAGGAAACATCTGCACTGGTGGATGGTGCTATTAAGGCTGTTCAAGATCTCTACGACATTGTGCGCCATGATGTCCTTTCTATTAACATGAG GGAAAACTATGAAACATGGAATTTGTTGTCAAAAGCACGGACGGATGGTCGGTTGTTTGCCAAGTTGAAGTGGCCCAAGGATCCTTCATTG AGAGCACAAGTCAAAAGATTGTATTCATTGTTGACAATTCAAGATTCAGCTGCCAATGTCCCCCAAAATCTGGAGGCCGGTCGTAGGCTGGAGTTCTTTACAAATTCTCTTTTCATGGAGATGCCCGAAGCAAGGCCAGTCCGTGAAATGTTGTCGTTCAG TGTTTTTACTCCATATTATGCTGAGACTGTGCTCTATAGTATCGCTGAACTccagaagaaaaatgaagatgggATATCAATATTGTTTTACCTTCAAAAGATTTACCCAG ATGAGTGGAAGAACTTTCTTTTACGGATTGGCCGTGACGAAAATGCACATGACTCGGAACTTTATGATAATCCCTCTGATATTCTTGAGCTTCGGTTTTGGGCGTCTTACCGAGGCCAAACATTGGCCAGAACTG TTCGTGGGATGATGTATTATAGGAAGGCTCTTATGCTTCAGACCTATTTGGAGAGATTGAATTCTGGAG TATCAGATGTGGAGGCTGCAATTTCTAGTGGTGATGCGGCTGAAACTCGAGCATTTGAGTTATCTCCTGAAGCACGAGCTCAGGCAGACCTGAAGTTTACATATGTAGTTACTTGTCAAATATATGGAAAACAGAAAGAAGGCCAAAAACCTGAGGCTGCTGATATAGCATTGCTTATGCAAAG AAATGAGGCTCTTCGAGTTGCTTTTATCGATGAGGTTGAGACTTTGAAGGATGGTAAAGTGAACAAAGAGTTCTATTCAAAACTTGTAAAGGCAGATATCAATGGGAAGGACAAG GAAATCTACTCTATAAAACTGCCTGGAAATCCAAAAATAGGTGAAGGGAAACCGGAGAACCAAAATCATGCAATTGTATTTACTCGTGGAAATGCAATTCAGACAATTGACATGAATCAG GATAATTATTTTGAGGAAGCTTTGAAGATGAGAAATTTACTCGAAGAATTCCACCGTGATCATGGTATCCGTCGTCCTACAATTCTTGGTGTCAGGGAACATGTCTTTACGGGGAG TGTTTCTTCTTTAGCTTCATTCATGTCCCATCAGGAAACAAGCTTTGTAACTCTAGCTCAGCGGGTTCTTGCCAATCCTTTGAA GGTCCGTATGCATTATGGTCATCCTGATGTGTTTGATAGAGTTTTCCACATAACACGGGGTGGTATTAGCAAGGCTTCTCGAGTGATTAACATCAGTGAAGACATCTTTGCAG GCTTCAACTCAACTTTACGCCAAGGAAATGTGACTCACCATGAGTATATTCAG GTTGGCAAAGGGCGGGACGTTGGGCTCAACCAAATTGCAGTATTTGAGGGGAAGGTTTCTGGTGGTAATGGTGAACAGGTTCTGAGTCGTGATGTATACAGGCTTGGGCAGCAGTTTGATTTCTTCCGCATGCTGTCATTTTACTTTACCACTGTCGGCTACTACTTCTGTACACTG TTAACAGTGCTGACGGTTTACATTTTTCTCTATGGGAAAACATATATG GCGCTATCTGGGGTTGGTGAATCCTTGCAAAACATAGCTGAGGTAACCAAGAATACTGCACTGACTGCTGCTCTAAATACACAATTCCTCCTTCAAATTGGTATCTTTACTGCTGTCCCGATGATTTTAGGCTCCATCTTGGAACAGGGTTTCCTGCGG GCCATAGTAAGTTTCCTCACAATGCAGTTGCAACTTTGTTCTGTCTTCTTCACATTCTCCTTGGGaaccaaaacacattattttggCCGGACAATTCTCCATGGTGGTGCAAAG taTCAAGCAACCGGCAGGGGATTTGTAGTCCGGCATATTAAGTTTACAGAGAATTACAGGCTTTACTCCCGCAGTCATTTTATCAAAGG GTTGGAAGTAGTTCTTTTGTTGGTAGTGTACCTTGCTTATGGATATGATGATGGCGGTGCTATATCATACATTCTTCTTTCAATGACCAGTTGGTTCATGGCTCTTTCTTGGCTTTTTGCTCCCTATTTGTTCAACCCATCTGGGTTTGAGTGGCAGAA GGTTGTGGAGGATTTCCGAGATTGGACAAACTGGCTTCTTTATAGAGGTGGAATTGGAGTTAAGGGTGAAGAAAGCTGGGAAGCTTGGTGGGAGGAAGAACTG GCGCATATTAGAACCTTCGGAGGAAGGATTGCAGAGACAATTTTGAGTCTAAGATTCTTTATCTTCCAGTATGGAATTATCTACCGGCTAGATGTGAAGGGATCAAATACATCACTAACG GTGTATGGCCTCTCATGGATCGTGCTGGTGGTGCTTATAATTCTTTTCAAG GTTTTCACCTTCAGCCAGAAGATATCTGTCAACTTCCAGCTTCTGTTGCGCTTCATTCAAGGGGTCGCCTTCATGTTGGCACTGGCTGGTTTAGCAGTAGCAGTCAAATTTACAGATCTGACAATTGCAGACGTTTTTGCTTCCATTTTAGCGTTTGTACCCACTGGGTGGGGAATTCTTTCC ATTTGCATAGCTTGGAAACCCTTGATGAAGAAACTGGGCTTGTGGAAATCCATCCGTTCCATTGCCCTTCTTTATGATGCTGGGATGGGTATGGTTATATTCATTCCCATTGCATTGTCATCATGGTTCCCATTCGTATCAACGTTCCAAACTCGGCTCATGTTCAACCAGGCTTTCAGTCGAGGGTTGGAAATCTCTGTGCTACTTGCTGGAAACAACCCCAATTCTGGattatag
- the LOC112201801 gene encoding chaperonin CPN60-like 2, mitochondrial isoform X1 produces MYRIASSFASSTPKKLQVLRGIRVSSNRNYVAQGLTFHIGPRAALFEVADAAKFTMAALLQRVSHLAEAYGVTMGSKDAKGIGCYEDKYKNASETLAKQATNTAGGDGTTSAAVLTKQATVTECCQSIGAGVPSIFANGQREIGEFLARALENVEKKGHVISEDKSFSIDRLLMSPTLNQLIRHNRTEKSRTNRNRALDKCPQKQGVCLRVFTRTPKKPNSALRKVAKVRLSNRNDVFSYIPGEGHNLQEHSMVLIRGGRVKDLPGVKFHCIRGVKDLLGLPNRRRGRSKYGAEKPKSA; encoded by the exons ATGTACCGCATAGCTTCATCCTTCGCCTCTTCAACTCCTAAGAAGCTGCAG GTCCTCCGCGGTATTAGGGTTTCATCCAATAGGAACTATGTGGCGCAAGGTCTCACCTTCCACATTGGGCCTCGCGCCGCCTTGTTTGAGGTTGCCGACGCTGCCAAGTTCACCATGGCCGCTCTCCTGCAACGCGTCTCTCACCTCGCGGAGGCCTACGGAGTTACCATGGGATCAAAG GATGCCAAGGGCATTGGTTGTTATGAGGACAAGTACAAGAATGCGAGCGAAACGCTTGCGAAACAGGCTACTAATACTGCTGGAGGAGATG GTACAACTTCTGCTGCTGTCTTGACTAAGCAGGCAACAGTCACAGAATGTTGCCAGTCCATAGGTGCTGGG GTTCCCTCTATTTTTGCAAATGGTCAACGAGAGATTGGAGAGTTCTTAGCAAGGGCATTGGAGAACGTTGAAAAGAAAGGGCAT GTTATAAGTGAAGATAAAAGTTTCAGTATCGACAGACTGCTCATGTCACCCACATTAAATCAATTGATCCGTCATAATAGAACTGAGAAAAGTCGCACGAACCGTAATCGAGCTTTGGATAAATGCCCCCAAAAGCAAGGAGTATGCCTACGGGTTTTTACGAGAACACCCAAGAAGCCAAATTCAGCTCTGCGTAAGGTAGCCAAAGTAAGGCTAAGCAATCGAAATGATGTATTTTCTTACATTCCAGGTGAAGGTCATAATTTGCAGGAACATTCTATGGTCTTAATAAGAGGGGGCAGAGTGAAAGATTTGCCAGGTGTGAAATTCCATTGTATCAGAGGAGTTAAGGATTTGCTGGGACTTCCAAACCGAAGGAGAGGCCGATCAAAATATGGCGCAGAGAAGCCCAAGAGTGCCTGA
- the LOC112202841 gene encoding uncharacterized protein LOC112202841 — MNDKSQLMNQPPPPPMMSLSQAQAMSQPPPMMAQPPPPQMMAPSSQAMAAAAQQQQMMMNSQSQPLMMNRSYKAWPPQQQQQQQFVAAPKPAQSNLGRNNWKGKKGNDKRRMDKNVPNLPLSGGQSSSGGGYNVPNLPLSGGQSSGGGGGGYIPPTLNELQSQNRMKARKFYPKKKFNNRFAPYAPRNTTSFIIRAKKSGGIASLVSPCPVTPAVLPTPIFSPSREVLGDTAKEEWGVDGYGSMKGLIRLRSPGNDDDEEGGGGSSESDVEEHVEVERRLDHDLSRFEMIYPNYSGVEYNNVLENRVDDQDTHIAQLEEENLTLKERLFLMERELGDLRRRMLFLERRHHVMEEVNEEVVENGSENDSDGGSDVPHMGIGGESNIEVVDYVSRNGGFRDVSMEEYVHGEMNLKENEVKDEVRNEVVGNEEIERKNEGRRNDPVGDGVVSEKVEEVRNEFIMNKVIANKTELVSSEVETKNENEFMQGQVNIEKAEDMVIACNEKNETKVMRNEVETKLENELMRGQMNAQKDEEMGTSCTENNKTEGQVKNEVETKNESELMQGQMNAQRDEEMGIGSTERSIGVGD, encoded by the coding sequence ATGAACGATAAGTCACAGTTGATGAATCAACCCCCACCGCCGCCGATGATGAGTCTGAGCCAAGCTCAAGCCATGAGCCAGCCGCCGCCGATGATGGCTCAGCCGCCGCCGCCGCAGATGATGGCTCCGTCTTCTCAAGCCATGGCTGCTGCTGCTCAGCAGCAACAGATGATGATGAACAGTCAATCTCAGCCGTTGATGATGAACCGGAGCTACAAGGCTTGGCCgccgcagcagcagcagcagcaacagttCGTCGCCGCCCCGAAGCCGGCGCAGTCGAATCTGGGAAGGAACAATTGGAAGGGTAAGAAGGGAAATGACAAGCGGAGAATGGACAAGAACGTTCCCAATTTACCCCTCAGTGGTGGCCAGAGCAGTAGCGGAGGAGGGTATAATGTTCCCAATTTGCCCCTGAGTGGTGGCCAGAGCAGCGGAGGAGGCGGAGGAGGGTATATACCTCCGACGCTTAACGAGTTACAGTCACAGAATCGAATGAAAGCTCGGAAATTTTACCCCAAAAAGAAGTTTAACAATAGGTTTGCGCCTTACGCCCCAAGGAACACGACGTCGTTTATCATTAGAGCTAAGAAGTCCGGTGGGATTGCTTCGCTGGTTTCGCCTTGTCCGGTGACCCCTGCCGTGCTCCCCACGCCCATTTTCTCGCCCTCGAGGGAGGTTTTGGGGGACACGGCGAAGGAGGAGTGGGGTGTGGATGGGTATGGGTCGATGAAAGGGTTGATTCGGCTTCGGTCTCCAgggaatgatgatgatgaggagggAGGGGGTGGGTCGAGTGAGAGTGATGTGGAGGAGCATGTGGAGGTGGAGAGGAGGTTGGACCATGATCTGAGCCGGTTCGAGATGATATACCCGAATTACAGTGGGGTTGAGTATAATAATGTGCTGGAGAATAGAGTGGATGATCAGGATACACACATTGCTCAGTTGGAGGAAGAGAATTTGACTTTGAAGGAGAGGCTGTTCTTGATGGAGAGGGAGTTGGGGGACTTGAGGAGGAGGATGTTGTTTCTTGAGAGGAGGCACCATGTGATGGAGGAGGTTAATGAGGAGGTTGTGGAGAATGGGTCGGAGAACGATAGTGATGGAGGGTCGGATGTGCCCCATATGGGCATAGGGGGAGAGAGCAACATTGAGGTGGTAGATTATGTGTCCAGAAACGGTGGGTTTAGGGATGTTTCGATGGAAGAATATGTGCATGGTGAAATGAATTTAAAGGAAAATGAGGTCAAAGATGAAGTGAGAAATGAGGTTGTAGGTAATGAAGAGATTGAACGTAAGAACGAGGGAAGAAGGAATGACCCTGTAGGTGATGGGGTCGTTTCAGAGAAGGTTGAGGAAGTGAGGAATGAGTTTATAATGAACAAAGTAATTGCAAATAAAACTGAGCTGGTGAGTAGTGAAGTTGAGACAAAGAATGAGAATGAGTTTATGCAGGGTCAGGTGAACATAGAGAAGGCTGAAGACATGGTAATTGCCTGCaatgagaagaatgaaactAAAGTTATGAGAAATGAAGTTGAGACCAAGCTTGAAAATGAGTTGATGCGCGGTCAGATGAATGCACAGAAGGATGAAGAAATGGGAACTTCATGCACAGAGAATAATAAGACCGAGGGTCAGGTGAAGAATGAAGTTGAGACGAAGAATGAGAGTGAGTTGATGCAGGGTCAGATGAATGCACAGAGGGATGAAGAAATGGGAATTGGCAGCACAGAGAGGAGCATTGGCGTCGGTGACTAA